In Gemmata obscuriglobus, a single genomic region encodes these proteins:
- a CDS encoding CAP domain-containing protein, whose product MIGAGEKKDDGALKLTAEESALVEKTNAERHKADRSPLKPNAKLMNAARKHAADMAAQDKLEHVLDEKNPTDRVEAAGYKPQFVGENIAWNANDANGVVAKWMDSPTHRDNILRAEYTEIGVAVAKNKRGEPYWVQVFGKP is encoded by the coding sequence ATGATTGGCGCCGGTGAGAAGAAAGACGACGGAGCGCTGAAACTCACTGCCGAGGAGTCCGCCCTTGTCGAAAAGACCAACGCCGAACGCCACAAGGCGGACCGGAGCCCGCTGAAGCCGAACGCGAAACTGATGAACGCGGCCCGGAAGCACGCCGCCGACATGGCGGCTCAGGACAAGCTCGAACACGTTCTGGACGAGAAAAATCCAACGGACCGCGTTGAGGCGGCGGGCTACAAGCCGCAGTTCGTGGGCGAGAACATCGCGTGGAACGCCAACGACGCGAACGGAGTTGTCGCCAAGTGGATGGACTCGCCCACACACCGCGACAACATTTTGCGCGCCGAGTACACCGAGATCGGGGTCGCGGTGGCGAAGAACAAACGGGGCGAGCCGTACTGGGTGCAGGTGTTCGGCAAGCCGTGA
- a CDS encoding DinB family protein, producing the protein MSLSVCTAEPSCGREPVAVRPLAGLLRQLSDLIETLTDDEYARTPVGVVESSIGGHVRHNLDHIAALLRGLPTGRLSYDHRDRGTDVERNRRAALEAVRCLGDELLAFTWDELPHVVILESLVSPDLPPVLTLTSPERELAFVVSHTVHHNALIRVMVKLLGADAPADFGYAPSTLAHRTGRTCVR; encoded by the coding sequence ATGTCCCTGTCCGTTTGCACCGCCGAACCGTCATGCGGGCGCGAACCGGTGGCCGTCCGCCCCTTGGCCGGGCTGCTGCGCCAGCTGTCCGACCTGATCGAAACGCTCACCGACGACGAGTACGCGCGAACGCCGGTCGGGGTCGTGGAGAGCAGCATCGGCGGTCACGTCCGACACAACCTCGACCACATCGCGGCGCTCCTCCGCGGGCTCCCGACCGGCCGACTCAGCTACGACCACCGCGACCGCGGCACCGACGTGGAGCGGAACCGCCGCGCCGCGCTCGAAGCGGTTCGGTGTCTCGGAGACGAACTGCTCGCGTTCACGTGGGACGAATTGCCGCACGTGGTAATCCTCGAATCGTTGGTCAGCCCGGACCTGCCGCCGGTCCTCACGCTCACCAGCCCGGAGCGCGAGCTGGCGTTCGTCGTCAGTCACACCGTTCACCACAACGCGCTGATCCGGGTGATGGTGAAGTTGCTCGGGGCCGACGCGCCCGCCGACTTCGGCTACGCCCCCTCCACCCTCGCGCACAGGACGGGCCGCACGTGTGTACGCTGA
- a CDS encoding SDR family oxidoreductase: MSKTIVITGATRGLGRALVAAFVAGGHTVVGCGRSDGHVRALRTDYPGPHSFTQVDVTDANAVLDWSAAVLERYGPPDLLVNNAALMNTPAPLWEVPPDEFRALLAVNIEGVFNVVRAFVPAMAGRQSGVVVNLSSGWGRSTSPEVAPYCATKYAIEGLTLALAQELPKGMAAVPLNPGVIDTDMLRHAWASGAASYPKPDAWAKRAAPFLLNLGPKDNGRSLSVS, encoded by the coding sequence GTGTCCAAAACGATTGTCATCACCGGGGCGACGCGGGGGCTGGGGCGGGCGCTGGTGGCCGCGTTCGTCGCCGGCGGGCACACGGTTGTCGGGTGCGGGCGCAGCGACGGCCACGTCCGCGCGCTCCGCACCGACTACCCCGGCCCGCATTCGTTCACGCAGGTGGACGTGACCGACGCGAACGCGGTGCTCGACTGGAGCGCGGCCGTGCTGGAGCGGTACGGCCCGCCGGACCTGCTCGTCAACAACGCGGCGCTGATGAACACCCCGGCCCCGCTGTGGGAGGTGCCGCCCGACGAGTTCCGCGCGCTGCTCGCCGTGAACATCGAAGGGGTGTTCAACGTGGTCCGCGCGTTCGTGCCCGCGATGGCCGGGCGCCAGTCGGGCGTGGTCGTGAACCTCTCGAGCGGGTGGGGGCGGAGCACGTCGCCGGAGGTGGCGCCGTACTGTGCCACGAAGTACGCGATCGAGGGGCTGACGCTCGCGCTCGCACAGGAACTGCCGAAGGGGATGGCCGCGGTGCCGCTGAACCCCGGGGTCATCGACACCGACATGCTGCGGCACGCGTGGGCGAGCGGCGCCGCCAGCTACCCCAAACCGGACGCGTGGGCGAAGCGCGCGGCGCCGTTCCTGCTGAACCTCGGCCCGAAGGACAACGGCCGCTCGTTGAGCGTGAGCTGA
- a CDS encoding DedA family protein, translated as MTSATLLDAAMLSGPALFAALVVATFVSEDLTCLGAGLLVAAGRVEWFPAVAACFAGIALGDTGVWLIGCAAGGRGWVKRRLPESRLAAFSHWLGRHGGRTAFASRFLPGTRVPLLLAAGIARRGGVRFLLWAFVAALVWVPLVVLSVAFFGAAVPRWAVLSVAVGAFVAPRTGPRFFTRTGRLKVAAAVAKLWRWEFWPAWAFYLPLVPWYALLSLRYRSFTVWTAANPGIPAGGVVGESKSDILAKLPNEWIIPTLLVPAGEHGARLRLLRESLSERGWGFPLVLKPDAGQRGAGVKRVHDPADVEKYLLANPGPVIAQPFHAGPFEAGVFYARVPGEARGRIFSVTDKVFPAVTGDGRSTLEELIWVHPRYRMQAAVFVSRHPADAGRVLGAGEPFALGLAGNHCQGTLFRDGAHLVTPELEAAFDALAKHFDGFFVGRFDVRYADPAEFRAGRGFAVVELNGATSESTNLYDPAWPLWRAYRTLFAQWALVFRVGAANRARGHTPVRVRELFGLLRAHYRDRRLDPLAD; from the coding sequence GTGACCTCTGCGACGCTCCTCGATGCCGCGATGCTCTCCGGCCCGGCCCTGTTCGCGGCGCTGGTCGTCGCGACGTTCGTTTCGGAAGACCTGACGTGCCTGGGGGCCGGCCTCCTGGTCGCGGCCGGGCGGGTCGAGTGGTTCCCGGCGGTGGCCGCGTGCTTTGCGGGCATCGCGCTCGGCGACACGGGCGTGTGGCTGATCGGCTGTGCCGCGGGTGGGCGCGGGTGGGTGAAGCGTCGGCTGCCGGAATCGCGGCTCGCGGCGTTCTCCCACTGGCTCGGCCGGCACGGCGGGAGGACCGCGTTCGCATCACGCTTCCTGCCGGGCACCCGTGTGCCGCTCCTGCTCGCGGCCGGGATCGCGCGACGGGGCGGCGTGCGGTTCCTGCTGTGGGCGTTCGTCGCCGCACTGGTGTGGGTGCCACTGGTGGTGCTGTCGGTCGCGTTCTTCGGCGCCGCGGTGCCCCGCTGGGCGGTTCTCTCGGTGGCGGTCGGTGCTTTCGTCGCACCGCGCACCGGGCCGCGATTCTTCACCCGCACCGGTCGCCTGAAGGTCGCGGCGGCGGTGGCGAAGCTGTGGCGTTGGGAGTTCTGGCCGGCGTGGGCGTTCTACCTGCCCCTCGTGCCGTGGTACGCGCTGCTGAGCCTGCGGTATCGCAGCTTCACCGTGTGGACGGCCGCGAACCCCGGTATCCCGGCCGGCGGGGTGGTGGGCGAATCGAAATCGGACATCCTCGCGAAGTTGCCCAACGAGTGGATCATCCCCACGCTACTGGTTCCGGCCGGTGAACACGGCGCCCGTCTGCGGTTGCTCCGCGAATCGCTTTCGGAGCGTGGATGGGGCTTCCCGCTGGTTCTGAAGCCGGACGCAGGGCAGCGCGGGGCGGGGGTGAAAAGGGTTCACGACCCCGCCGACGTGGAGAAGTACCTGCTCGCGAACCCCGGCCCGGTGATCGCGCAGCCGTTCCACGCCGGACCGTTCGAGGCGGGCGTCTTCTACGCGCGCGTCCCGGGTGAAGCGCGCGGGCGCATCTTCTCGGTCACGGACAAGGTGTTTCCCGCCGTCACCGGCGACGGCCGAAGCACACTCGAAGAACTGATCTGGGTGCACCCGCGGTACCGGATGCAGGCGGCGGTCTTCGTGTCCCGCCACCCCGCCGACGCCGGCCGCGTGCTCGGCGCGGGCGAACCGTTCGCGCTGGGGCTGGCTGGGAATCACTGTCAGGGTACACTGTTCCGCGACGGCGCACACCTGGTCACGCCGGAACTGGAGGCCGCGTTCGACGCGCTCGCGAAGCACTTCGACGGGTTCTTCGTCGGCCGGTTCGACGTGCGGTACGCCGACCCGGCGGAGTTCCGCGCCGGCCGCGGGTTCGCGGTCGTGGAGCTGAACGGCGCGACCTCCGAATCGACCAACCTGTACGACCCGGCGTGGCCCCTGTGGCGGGCGTACCGGACGCTGTTCGCGCAGTGGGCGCTGGTGTTCCGGGTGGGCGCCGCGAACCGCGCCCGCGGGCACACGCCGGTTCGCGTGCGGGAGCTTTTCGGCTTGTTGCGCGCCCACTACCGCGACCGCCGACTCGACCCGCTCGCGGACTAA
- a CDS encoding NRDE family protein: protein MCTLTVVPLPSGAVQVAFNRDESRTRPAGLPPRVCQFGTRAAALPTDPVSGGTWLAVNDAGLALAVLNVNPPERVRLPLRPARSRGAVVPALLESESPSAALAACARLDYRAFAPFRLVLVGQGVVADVRWDGREPMVMSRLVGHSPQMFTSSGLGDHLVEGVRRERFAEMFAGGPETWEEAQYAFHRHRWPGREHLSVNMSRADARTVSYAVLGVREADARFTYRAGAPDQPAAVTTTRLPLAAGAA from the coding sequence GTGTGTACGCTGACCGTCGTTCCCCTCCCGTCGGGCGCGGTGCAGGTCGCGTTCAACCGCGACGAGTCGCGGACGCGCCCCGCCGGGCTGCCCCCGCGCGTGTGCCAGTTCGGCACCCGCGCCGCGGCGCTGCCGACCGACCCGGTTTCCGGCGGAACGTGGCTGGCCGTCAACGACGCCGGTCTCGCGCTTGCGGTGCTGAACGTCAACCCGCCCGAGCGTGTTCGGCTCCCTCTCCGGCCCGCGCGCTCCCGCGGCGCGGTCGTCCCCGCGCTGCTCGAATCCGAGTCGCCTTCCGCCGCGCTGGCCGCGTGCGCGCGGCTGGACTACCGCGCCTTCGCGCCCTTTCGCCTTGTACTGGTCGGTCAAGGCGTTGTCGCGGACGTGCGGTGGGACGGTCGCGAACCGATGGTGATGTCGCGGCTGGTGGGCCACTCGCCGCAGATGTTCACGTCGTCCGGGCTGGGCGATCATCTGGTCGAGGGCGTGCGGCGGGAGCGGTTCGCGGAGATGTTCGCGGGCGGGCCGGAAACGTGGGAAGAGGCGCAGTACGCGTTCCACCGCCACCGCTGGCCGGGGCGCGAGCACCTGAGCGTGAACATGAGCCGCGCCGACGCCCGCACTGTGAGCTACGCGGTCCTCGGCGTTCGCGAGGCGGACGCGCGCTTCACGTACCGCGCCGGCGCGCCCGACCAACCGGCCGCCGTCACCACGACCCGCCTTCCCCTTGCCGCCGGTGCCGCGTGA
- a CDS encoding peroxiredoxin family protein, translating into MTTRFTAAIAALAILAGCASAADAPKVGDEAKDFELAALGGEMVKLSKLTASGPVVLVVLRGYPGYQCPLCTKQVGELIGKADEFKKAGAQVVLVYPGPADKLKEHAGEFVKGKDYPAHFTLVLDPDYTFTNAYGLRWNAKNETAYPSTFVVGTKRKVTFATVSKTHGGRAKTEEVLKAIPAK; encoded by the coding sequence ATGACGACGCGTTTCACGGCAGCCATCGCGGCCCTGGCAATTCTTGCCGGCTGCGCGTCCGCGGCCGATGCCCCGAAGGTGGGCGACGAGGCCAAGGACTTCGAGCTGGCGGCGCTGGGCGGAGAGATGGTCAAGCTCTCGAAGCTGACCGCGTCCGGGCCTGTGGTCCTGGTGGTGCTGCGCGGCTACCCCGGCTACCAGTGCCCGCTCTGTACCAAGCAGGTCGGCGAACTGATCGGCAAGGCGGACGAGTTCAAGAAAGCCGGCGCTCAGGTCGTGCTCGTGTACCCCGGACCCGCCGACAAACTGAAGGAACACGCTGGCGAGTTCGTAAAGGGGAAGGACTACCCGGCGCACTTCACCCTCGTACTCGATCCGGATTACACGTTCACGAACGCTTACGGCCTCCGCTGGAACGCGAAGAACGAGACCGCGTACCCTTCAACGTTCGTCGTCGGCACCAAGCGGAAGGTGACCTTCGCAACCGTCAGCAAGACACACGGCGGGCGAGCAAAGACGGAAGAGGTGCTCAAGGCGATTCCGGCGAAGTGA
- a CDS encoding serine/threonine-protein kinase produces the protein MGTPTEPPGRPSSANHAAPVPPSAGGPGAEVPPLSGGSTSAHQPNNSLSDLILNGSSVRARSAGSDIAKFLTQPQVGAANTDDAPTIITKNGDKTPLTPPPPPLPLAGSEPPSVAGRRLGHFELIEAIGAGGMAAVLKARDLELGRVVALKILPPEAARDLESVTRFKQEARSAAKLDHENIARVYFCGEDQGLHFIAFEFVEGENLRVLIDRRGRLPKAECVRYMIQVAAGLNHAAERGVVHRDIKPSNILITPDGRAKIVDMGLARYLGSELSNGGVTQSGVTLGTFDYISPEQALDPRRADVRSDIYSLGCTFYHALTGRPPVPEGTAARKLRAHQEDDFLDPRELNPGIPDELAAVLARMVMKDPSARYQTPTELIAHLKGLAEQLNIADAVANDPAAQAVPADKQMLPGVPTIRPWWVLAVVAVAAAVVAFVVSTADPGRAPGIQPPPESAAKAPEPVAGTKGGPVLAPAAEAGGVVRTVEELEKRLAAPATDKVVVVLAPVSFDLSKLAQPVAFQGTSLELVGTPDGQGRGPRLMLPPGALSIKAQTVTVRGVWVVCTAPSREWPADSERAAWAGLRLEDAERVELTECVFRSAPGAPDELFPGQAGGASTVSVTRSPDGRAPRVSLARCLFGPGAVALTLPAGSTAAAADCGFAPHTAVVQFDAPGEAGGRSEAQFDRCSFMLNPGGAATEATGDLTVRAEDCVFAPVYGPSLFPTSVFEDQPVRGAVIRVRGVTFRGVQLVLPAGRASAFYAVNPVRGADRTLSFDECRGVTGLSVEDKGKVELRERPWDKANPDPAALTTGPSPWSAFKLGFGAEPALFTSDKRRPEPRGAAFNDAERHDLLAWRHRAYPDLKIWPPARPLSAAEVTEKVWHPDAKPEDLRPGEFTDLRALLRAARPDDVILIQHTGDLRVDNEELKTATKSNGGELRVTFRPKKGFAPVLVIQGDMDRDQSLFKLKSGEVTFEDLTFRLTPKEGQTVAAVAVIGGKGCTFRRCAFTLAEEDDSKATAVHLPDPEKVMKMGPTARAVPKVVFERCVIRGRGRAVWIEVSRPLTLELTDTLTALDGPVVLAQAGGEGGTGTGTSSARLTRVTALTGGPVVELRGGKSTDLMRSSSLTKLEVETDNCLFVDVPGAGRPLVEIEGVEPTDWKSVLSWRVPAKPNRYANFDPAAVVAQIRAGADGSVKEWGWNDWANNVGEPLSARGVRLGKVKFAAAPAGLKELSTVRPADLAVESVVFPDPADKVTGGADPKVLPALPEEPKPE, from the coding sequence ATGGGAACGCCGACCGAACCGCCCGGCCGTCCGTCCTCGGCGAACCACGCCGCGCCGGTCCCGCCGTCGGCCGGGGGGCCGGGCGCCGAGGTGCCTCCGCTCAGCGGCGGGTCCACGTCCGCGCACCAGCCGAACAACTCGCTGTCCGACCTGATCCTGAACGGCAGCTCGGTCCGCGCGCGGTCCGCCGGGTCCGACATCGCGAAGTTCCTCACGCAGCCGCAGGTCGGGGCCGCCAACACCGACGACGCCCCCACCATCATCACCAAGAACGGGGACAAGACGCCGCTCACGCCCCCGCCCCCCCCGCTGCCGCTCGCCGGCAGCGAGCCGCCGTCCGTCGCCGGCCGGCGGCTCGGGCACTTCGAACTGATCGAGGCCATCGGCGCGGGCGGCATGGCCGCGGTGCTGAAGGCCCGCGACCTCGAACTCGGGCGCGTCGTCGCGCTGAAGATCCTGCCCCCGGAGGCCGCCCGCGACCTCGAGAGTGTGACCCGGTTCAAGCAGGAGGCGCGTTCGGCCGCCAAGCTCGACCACGAGAACATCGCCCGGGTGTACTTCTGCGGCGAGGACCAGGGGCTGCACTTCATCGCGTTCGAGTTCGTCGAAGGCGAGAACCTGCGGGTGCTCATCGACCGCCGCGGGCGGCTCCCGAAGGCCGAGTGCGTCCGGTACATGATCCAGGTCGCCGCCGGGCTGAACCACGCCGCCGAGCGCGGCGTGGTCCACCGCGACATCAAGCCGTCGAACATCCTCATCACCCCGGACGGCCGCGCGAAGATCGTGGACATGGGGCTGGCCCGGTACCTCGGGTCCGAGCTGAGCAACGGGGGCGTCACGCAGTCCGGGGTGACGCTCGGCACGTTCGACTACATCTCGCCGGAGCAGGCCCTGGACCCGCGCCGGGCCGACGTGCGGTCCGACATCTACTCGCTGGGCTGCACCTTCTACCACGCGCTCACCGGGCGCCCGCCCGTACCCGAGGGCACCGCGGCGCGGAAGCTCCGGGCGCACCAGGAGGACGACTTCCTCGACCCGCGCGAGCTGAACCCCGGGATCCCCGACGAACTCGCCGCCGTGCTGGCCCGCATGGTCATGAAGGACCCGAGCGCGCGGTACCAGACCCCGACCGAGCTGATCGCCCATTTGAAAGGGCTGGCCGAACAACTGAACATCGCGGACGCGGTCGCCAACGACCCCGCGGCCCAGGCGGTCCCGGCGGACAAGCAGATGCTGCCCGGGGTGCCGACGATCCGCCCGTGGTGGGTGCTGGCGGTGGTGGCGGTGGCGGCGGCCGTCGTGGCGTTCGTGGTGTCCACCGCCGACCCCGGGCGCGCCCCGGGCATCCAGCCCCCCCCGGAGAGCGCCGCAAAGGCGCCGGAACCGGTCGCCGGAACCAAGGGCGGGCCGGTGCTCGCGCCAGCCGCAGAGGCCGGCGGCGTGGTGCGCACGGTCGAGGAGCTGGAGAAGCGGCTCGCAGCACCCGCCACAGACAAGGTCGTTGTCGTTCTCGCGCCGGTCAGCTTCGATCTGTCGAAACTGGCACAGCCGGTTGCGTTCCAGGGGACGAGCCTCGAACTGGTCGGCACGCCCGACGGACAGGGGCGGGGGCCCCGGTTAATGCTCCCGCCCGGCGCGCTCTCGATCAAAGCACAAACGGTCACGGTGCGGGGGGTCTGGGTCGTCTGCACCGCCCCGTCACGCGAGTGGCCCGCCGACAGCGAGCGCGCGGCGTGGGCCGGGCTGCGGCTCGAAGACGCCGAGCGCGTCGAGCTGACCGAGTGCGTGTTCCGGTCCGCACCCGGCGCCCCCGACGAACTGTTCCCGGGGCAGGCGGGCGGCGCGAGTACCGTGAGCGTGACCCGGAGCCCCGACGGCCGCGCGCCGCGCGTGTCCCTCGCGCGGTGCCTGTTCGGCCCCGGCGCGGTCGCCCTGACGCTCCCGGCCGGTTCGACCGCCGCCGCCGCCGACTGCGGGTTCGCGCCGCACACCGCCGTGGTGCAGTTCGACGCCCCGGGCGAAGCGGGCGGCCGGTCGGAGGCTCAGTTCGACCGGTGCTCGTTCATGCTCAACCCCGGCGGGGCCGCGACGGAGGCGACCGGGGACCTGACGGTCCGGGCCGAGGACTGCGTGTTCGCCCCGGTGTACGGCCCGTCCCTCTTCCCGACGAGCGTGTTCGAGGACCAACCGGTTCGCGGTGCCGTGATCCGGGTGCGCGGGGTGACGTTCCGGGGCGTGCAACTGGTGCTGCCCGCCGGACGGGCCAGCGCGTTCTACGCCGTGAACCCGGTCCGCGGGGCGGACCGAACGCTCTCGTTCGACGAGTGCCGCGGGGTCACGGGGCTGTCGGTCGAGGACAAAGGGAAAGTCGAACTGCGCGAGCGCCCGTGGGACAAAGCGAACCCGGACCCCGCTGCGCTCACGACCGGCCCGAGCCCGTGGTCGGCGTTCAAGCTCGGCTTCGGCGCCGAGCCGGCGCTGTTCACCAGCGACAAGCGGCGCCCCGAGCCGCGCGGGGCGGCGTTCAACGACGCCGAGCGGCACGACCTGCTCGCGTGGCGACACCGGGCGTACCCGGACCTCAAGATCTGGCCCCCGGCGCGGCCGCTGTCCGCCGCCGAGGTGACCGAAAAGGTGTGGCACCCGGACGCGAAGCCCGAGGACCTCCGGCCCGGCGAGTTCACCGACCTGCGGGCGCTGCTGCGGGCGGCCCGCCCGGACGACGTCATCCTCATCCAGCACACCGGCGACCTACGGGTCGACAACGAGGAACTCAAAACCGCGACCAAGTCGAACGGGGGGGAGCTGCGGGTCACCTTCCGACCCAAGAAGGGGTTCGCGCCGGTGCTCGTGATCCAGGGCGACATGGACCGCGACCAGAGCCTCTTCAAGCTGAAGTCCGGCGAGGTGACGTTCGAGGACCTGACCTTCCGGCTCACACCGAAGGAGGGCCAGACGGTGGCCGCGGTCGCGGTGATCGGCGGAAAGGGCTGCACCTTCCGCCGGTGCGCGTTCACGCTGGCCGAAGAGGACGACTCGAAGGCGACCGCGGTACACCTGCCGGACCCCGAAAAGGTGATGAAGATGGGGCCGACGGCGCGGGCGGTGCCGAAGGTGGTGTTCGAGCGCTGCGTGATCCGCGGCCGGGGCCGGGCCGTGTGGATCGAGGTGAGCCGGCCGCTCACCCTGGAGTTGACCGACACGCTGACCGCGCTGGACGGCCCGGTGGTGCTCGCCCAGGCGGGCGGCGAGGGCGGGACCGGGACCGGCACCAGCAGCGCGCGGCTGACCCGCGTCACGGCTCTGACAGGCGGCCCGGTGGTCGAGTTGCGCGGCGGGAAGTCGACCGATCTGATGCGGAGTTCGAGTCTCACGAAGCTCGAGGTGGAGACCGACAACTGCCTGTTCGTGGACGTACCAGGGGCGGGCCGGCCGCTCGTCGAGATCGAAGGCGTCGAGCCGACCGACTGGAAATCGGTGCTGTCGTGGCGGGTGCCCGCGAAGCCGAACCGCTACGCCAACTTCGACCCGGCGGCGGTCGTGGCGCAGATCCGCGCCGGGGCCGACGGCAGCGTGAAGGAGTGGGGCTGGAATGACTGGGCCAACAACGTTGGTGAGCCCCTGTCGGCCCGCGGCGTGCGGTTGGGCAAGGTGAAGTTCGCTGCGGCCCCGGCCGGGCTGAAGGAGCTGTCCACGGTCCGCCCCGCGGACCTGGCGGTGGAGTCCGTGGTGTTCCCCGACCCCGCCGACAAGGTGACGGGCGGGGCCGACCCGAAAGTGCTGCCCGCCCTACCCGAAGAGCCGAAGCCGGAGTGA
- a CDS encoding sigma-54-dependent Fis family transcriptional regulator, giving the protein MPELNQPADREEVAALRAIVEGTARHTGEEFFRSLVRNLSAATGVPNAFVAEFAEQRTRIRSLAFWQDGAFLPPDEWELAGTPCEDVLAGSFCHHPTGVSEKFPKDAGVESYLGVPLRDASGAVLGHLAVFDARPMPPEPRLLYTFQIFAARAAAELDRLRMDRMLRDSEERFRDLFEEAPVAYVHEDMESRFIRANRTALRVLGLKPEEAVGTVGMSLVPDTPDAQRLVKEAFASIGRGTDTGGVVLELRRKDDGRPIWIQWWSRPDRGGQFTRTVFIDVTERVLMEREQARLQQQNVYLQEELKAAHNFDEIVGQSPALVSVLQRVSKVAGTDSTVLITGETGTGKELVARAVHSASPRKAKPLIKLNCAALPTHLVESELFGHEKGAFTGAVARKPGRFELADGGTLFLDEVGELSLEAQAKLLRVLQEREFERVGGTAPVKVDVRVIAATNRDLAQLVKEGAFRADLLYRLNVFPVRLPALRERPGDIPLLVRFFVTKFAGRLGKRIERVSGDTLDALVGYDWPGNIRELENVIERAAILSDGPELVIDPDVLPVTRGGAAPAGAGGQSLVAVEADHIRSVLAQTGWVIEGPNGAATVLGLHPNTLRSRMKKLGILRPS; this is encoded by the coding sequence ATGCCCGAACTCAACCAACCCGCGGACCGCGAGGAAGTGGCCGCGCTCCGCGCCATTGTCGAGGGCACCGCCCGGCACACCGGCGAAGAGTTTTTTCGCTCGCTCGTGCGGAACCTGAGCGCGGCGACCGGCGTCCCGAACGCCTTCGTGGCCGAGTTCGCCGAGCAGCGGACCCGCATCCGGTCGCTCGCGTTTTGGCAGGACGGGGCGTTCCTCCCGCCCGACGAATGGGAACTGGCCGGCACGCCGTGCGAGGACGTGCTCGCGGGGAGCTTCTGCCACCACCCGACCGGCGTGTCGGAGAAATTTCCGAAGGACGCGGGCGTCGAGAGCTACCTCGGGGTGCCCCTCCGCGACGCGAGCGGGGCGGTACTCGGCCACCTCGCGGTGTTCGACGCCCGCCCGATGCCCCCCGAGCCGCGGCTGCTCTACACGTTCCAGATCTTCGCCGCCCGTGCCGCCGCGGAACTCGACCGGCTGCGCATGGACCGGATGCTCCGCGACAGCGAAGAGCGCTTCCGGGATTTGTTCGAGGAGGCCCCGGTCGCCTACGTTCACGAGGACATGGAGTCGCGCTTCATCCGCGCCAACCGGACCGCCCTGCGCGTCCTGGGCCTGAAGCCGGAAGAAGCGGTCGGCACCGTCGGCATGTCGCTGGTGCCCGACACGCCCGACGCCCAGCGGCTGGTAAAAGAAGCCTTCGCCTCCATCGGCCGCGGCACCGATACGGGCGGCGTGGTGCTCGAGCTCCGCCGCAAGGACGACGGGCGCCCGATCTGGATTCAGTGGTGGTCGCGGCCCGACCGCGGGGGCCAGTTCACCCGCACCGTGTTCATCGACGTCACCGAGCGCGTGCTGATGGAGCGGGAGCAGGCGCGGCTCCAGCAACAGAACGTCTACCTCCAGGAAGAGCTCAAGGCGGCACACAACTTCGACGAGATCGTCGGCCAAAGTCCGGCGCTCGTGTCGGTGTTGCAGCGCGTGTCGAAGGTGGCCGGCACCGATTCGACGGTCCTCATCACCGGCGAAACCGGCACCGGCAAGGAACTGGTCGCGCGGGCGGTCCACTCCGCCAGCCCCCGGAAGGCGAAGCCGCTCATCAAGCTGAACTGCGCCGCGCTGCCGACGCACCTCGTCGAGAGCGAGTTGTTCGGGCACGAGAAGGGGGCGTTCACCGGGGCCGTCGCGCGCAAGCCGGGACGGTTCGAGCTGGCCGACGGCGGCACGCTGTTCCTCGACGAGGTCGGTGAGTTGTCGCTGGAGGCCCAGGCGAAGCTGCTCCGCGTACTCCAGGAGCGCGAGTTCGAGCGCGTCGGCGGAACGGCACCGGTGAAGGTGGACGTGCGGGTGATCGCGGCGACCAACCGCGACCTCGCCCAACTGGTCAAGGAGGGGGCGTTCCGCGCCGACCTCTTGTACCGGCTCAACGTCTTCCCGGTGCGCCTGCCGGCGCTGCGCGAGCGCCCCGGCGACATCCCGCTCCTGGTGCGGTTCTTCGTAACCAAGTTCGCGGGGCGGCTCGGCAAGCGGATCGAGCGGGTGAGCGGGGACACGCTGGACGCGCTGGTCGGCTACGACTGGCCGGGCAACATCCGCGAACTGGAGAACGTCATCGAGCGCGCGGCGATCCTGTCCGACGGCCCGGAGCTGGTCATCGACCCGGACGTGCTGCCGGTCACGCGGGGGGGCGCCGCGCCCGCCGGGGCCGGCGGCCAGAGCCTCGTCGCGGTCGAGGCGGACCACATTCGCAGCGTCCTCGCGCAAACCGGCTGGGTGATCGAGGGGCCGAACGGGGCCGCGACGGTGCTCGGCCTGCACCCAAACACGCTCCGCAGCCGGATGAAGAAGCTCGGCATCCTGCGGCCGTCGTAG
- a CDS encoding RNA polymerase sigma factor — protein sequence MFLSDEVDLVARLRAGDGTAYEHLVRTHGGAMTSVARRFFGDTDEASEAVQDALVSAFRAMPAFEGASKLGTWLHRITVNASLLKLRARKRSRLVPLEDDSPTTGASACDTVLSQAETCARVREGVEQLPEAYRTVIRLRDLEGLSTEETAVQLGTNCGAVKTRLHRARQALKTILEPQFANAV from the coding sequence ATGTTTCTCTCCGACGAAGTCGATTTGGTCGCCCGTTTGCGAGCCGGCGACGGCACCGCTTACGAGCACCTGGTCCGCACCCACGGCGGCGCGATGACGTCCGTCGCGCGGCGGTTCTTCGGCGACACCGACGAGGCGTCCGAAGCCGTTCAGGATGCGCTCGTGTCGGCGTTCCGGGCGATGCCCGCGTTCGAGGGCGCGTCGAAGCTCGGCACCTGGCTGCACCGCATCACCGTGAATGCGTCTCTGCTCAAGCTCCGCGCCCGCAAGCGGTCGCGCCTGGTGCCGCTGGAGGACGATTCCCCAACGACCGGCGCGAGTGCGTGCGACACCGTGCTGTCCCAGGCGGAAACGTGCGCGCGCGTGCGGGAGGGCGTGGAGCAGCTCCCGGAGGCGTACCGCACCGTGATCCGGCTCCGCGACCTCGAAGGGCTGAGTACCGAGGAAACGGCCGTGCAGCTCGGCACGAACTGCGGCGCGGTGAAGACCCGGCTGCACCGCGCCCGGCAGGCCCTCAAGACGATTCTCGAGCCGCAGTTCGCCAACGCGGTGTGA